A stretch of DNA from Nocardioides sp. Arc9.136:
GGATGTTCGCGGTCATGGTCGAGCGGACCGCCGCTGCCGTGCGGGAGCTGGGGACGCTCGGCCTGGTGTGAGCCGGTGGGTGCTCGCCCGGGGCGCCGTCGCTTCATCAAGGTATGCAGACGAACTGTCACTCCCCCCGCGGAGCTCACCCGGGGACGTGACCGCTCGGCGACATACCTTGATGGGCAGCCGCCGCGCGAGGTCCCGGTGCGGAGCGTCCGGCGCCGGCGACCGTGCTCCCGTAGGCTGGAGAGGTGACCAGCCATCTGACCGATCAGCGTGATCGTCCGGTCAGCGCGTTCGTCGCCGTCGTCGTGGCTCTCCTCAGCGGCGGCTACATGCTGCCGTGGGCGGTTGCAGCCCTGCGCGGCAAGTCGAACCACTGGACGATCTTCTGGATCAACCTGCTCGGCGGCTGGACGGTGGTCCTGTGGATCGTCGCCGTCGTCATGGCGTTCGGCTCCCACAAGCCGATCCGACGCTACTGACCTCCCTCACGGGGGAAGAGCGCGAGCCTGACCGCGGCCCTGGACATCGCCGGGCTGAGCGGATGGCGTTGATGCGTCCGCGCCGTGCGGGCGGGAGCCAGGGACGTCGGTGCTCGTCGGAGTGCCGAGCCGGCTGTCCCGCGTCAGCGCGCGGTGAGCTTCCGATCGACGTGGATGGTCTGGGTGCCGCGCTGGTAGAAGTGCTCGCCCGAGCGTCGGTACTCGATGTCGACCGACTGCAGCCGCGCGACGCCTGGCCGGCTCGGGGTGATGGTGACGAAGAGGTAGTCGCTGTCGGGGGCGACGCCGTGCTCGAAACGCATGGGCGGCTCGAAGCTCTCGATGTCTCCGCACACCGAGGAAGGGTCGTGGACGGCGCCGATGGGGTCCTCGTCCGGCGCCAGGTGGCAGACCCAGAACGTTGCCGTGGCGGCCGCACTGTTCTCCGAGAACGTGGCGTCCAGGCCGTCGATCGTGACCGTCTCGGCCGAGCCGCTGGCCTTCGGGTAGATGACGGTGGTCGAGAGGGCTGCATCGGCCACCGGCAGGGGGTCAAGACGACCGGAGTCACCCAGGTCGTCGAACGCCGTCGGGTGGGTCCACCAGCGCCAGGTGAAGAGGGCCGCCAGCACGAGAGCGCCGACGAGTACCCAGGTCAGCACGACCTTGCGGCGCGGGCGCCGTGGCTGCGCGCTCGCATCGGTCGTGGAGACATCCGTTGCGGCCGACATGGGCCGATCCTTCCACGGCTGCACCTGCGCCGCAGGTGGCTCCGGGCGCTCGGCG
This window harbors:
- a CDS encoding superinfection immunity protein, which produces MTSHLTDQRDRPVSAFVAVVVALLSGGYMLPWAVAALRGKSNHWTIFWINLLGGWTVVLWIVAVVMAFGSHKPIRRY